The following coding sequences lie in one Musa acuminata AAA Group cultivar baxijiao chromosome BXJ1-8, Cavendish_Baxijiao_AAA, whole genome shotgun sequence genomic window:
- the LOC135587370 gene encoding transcription factor bHLH148-like: MAISNAEGESAAKEGGGGRKRKRREEPSLAKWRTQGEQRTYSTKLIEALRRVRRSPPAGATATTHHARSRAVREAADRALAVAARGRTRWSRAILSGRTLKRRIRPSCFRPKPVGSSAAARAAAERGKPVTLEKKARVLGRLVPGCRKLSLPTLLEEVSDYIAALEMQVRTMSAIADVLSAASSAPAAEPM; the protein is encoded by the coding sequence ATGGCGATCTCGAATGCGGAAGGGGAGTCGGCAGCTAAGGAGGGCGGAGGGGGGAGGAAGCGGAAGCGCCGGGAGGAGCCGTCGCTGGCCAAGTGGAGGACGCAGGGGGAGCAGAGGACCTACTCCACCAAGCTCATAGAGGCCCTCCGCCGCGTCCGCCGTTCGCCTCCGGCGGGGGCGACCGCAACCACGCACCACGCGCGGAGCCGTGCCGTCAGGGAGGCGGCGGACCGGGCTCTTGCGGTTGCGGCGCGCGGCCGGACGCGGTGGAGTCGCGCGATCCTCTCCGGGCGGACGCTCAAGCGCAGGATCCGGCCGAGTTGCTTCCGGCCGAAGCCCGTCGGCTCCTCGGCCGCCGCCCGGGCGGCGGCCGAGAGGGGCAAGCCGGTGACCCTGGAGAAGAAGGCGAGGGTCCTGGGCCGGCTGGTCCCCGGCTGCCGGAAGCTGTCGCTGCCGACGTTGCTGGAGGAGGTGTCGGACTACATCGCGGCGCTCGAGATGCAAGTGCGGACCATGAGTGCCATCGCCGACGTTCTCTCCGCCGCGTCATCGGCGCCAGCAGCGGAGCCGATGTGA